From a region of the Impatiens glandulifera chromosome 4, dImpGla2.1, whole genome shotgun sequence genome:
- the LOC124934408 gene encoding actin-related protein 2/3 complex subunit 3 — protein sequence MVYHSSFADDEGVKKACGCPLLPLKSHVKGPAPVSDQDKTDIVDEAITFFRANVFYRNFDIKSSADKLLIYLTFYINVALKRLEGCRTLAEGTKAVINLGLEDVPVPGEPGFPFPGLFSIAQSQNESELFRNYLKQIREETSGRLLSVAYRPNGTPNKWWLAFAKRKFMNVIVP from the exons ATG GTTTACCATTCTAGTTTTGCTGATGATGAAGGAGTGAAGAAAGCTTGTGGATGTCCTCTTCTTCCTCTGAAAAGTCATGTAAAGGGACCTGCTCCAGTTTCTGATCAAG ACAAAACCGATATAGTTGATGAAGCGATTACTTTCTTTCGCGCGAATGTGTTCTATAGAAACTTTGACATCAAAAGCTCAGCTGATAAGCTTCTTATCTACCTCACTTTCTACATTAATGTGGCCTTGAAAAGGCTTGAAGGATGTAGAACTTTGGCAGAAGGAACTAAAGCAGTTATCAACTTAGGGCTTGAAGATGTTCCTGTTCCTGGAGAACCGGGGTTTCCATTTCCCGGTCTCTTTAGTATAGCTCAGTCGCAAAATGAATCCG AGCTGTTTAGGAATTATCTGAAGCAGATTAGAGAGGAAAcgagtgggagattgttgagtgtTGCTTATCGACCCAATGGAACTCCAAACAAGTGGTGGCTGGCATTCGCCAAGAGAAAGTTCATGAACGTTATTGTTCCTTGA